One genomic segment of Desulforamulus reducens MI-1 includes these proteins:
- a CDS encoding NAD(P)/FAD-dependent oxidoreductase produces MRVAIIGAGISGLACAHELEHNGIYPDIFEERSRSGELFSHVAGILQLMNRPVRNPLKWIKKEYHINFEPLATWKKITMNSANVTRTVTSTNFGYFLERGQGERSLETQLSNSIKSRINFNHRANYSELAQEYDYVVVATGHKEAGATLGILEDIFTTMVRGAEVLGEFDTEELIMWVNTDYALGAYAYLTPFSNNRASLVLIHANASREEMERHWVTFLKKEKLDYQITENFLLSHTACYAYPHQVGNILLVGTAGGFMESFLGFGTLSSLRSGVLAGRAIARNQSFNKAVYHLNQEMKRSVRLREIINTMDNKDYDRLIAAGTLPLVKNLIYNTNFPILKYTADILELVRASVDWQKKSILPARKPTKR; encoded by the coding sequence GTGCGCGTTGCCATCATCGGGGCAGGTATCTCTGGACTGGCCTGTGCCCATGAGTTGGAGCATAATGGCATATACCCAGATATATTTGAAGAACGCTCCCGTTCCGGGGAGCTTTTTTCCCATGTGGCCGGTATTCTACAATTGATGAATCGTCCGGTCCGAAACCCATTGAAATGGATAAAAAAAGAATACCATATTAATTTTGAACCCCTGGCTACCTGGAAAAAGATTACCATGAATTCAGCAAATGTAACTCGAACTGTTACATCAACGAATTTTGGTTATTTTCTAGAGCGGGGCCAAGGCGAGCGTTCATTAGAAACTCAGCTATCAAATAGTATAAAAAGCAGAATTAACTTCAATCATCGTGCGAATTACTCCGAACTGGCCCAGGAATACGATTATGTAGTAGTGGCCACAGGTCACAAGGAAGCGGGCGCTACCTTGGGTATTCTAGAAGATATCTTTACCACAATGGTGCGTGGTGCTGAGGTACTGGGTGAATTTGACACCGAAGAATTAATTATGTGGGTGAATACCGACTATGCTCTAGGGGCTTATGCTTATTTAACACCTTTTAGCAATAACAGGGCCAGTTTGGTTCTAATCCATGCCAATGCCAGCCGGGAAGAAATGGAGCGTCACTGGGTAACGTTTTTAAAAAAAGAGAAACTTGATTATCAAATTACAGAGAACTTTTTACTCTCCCATACGGCTTGTTATGCCTACCCGCATCAGGTGGGAAATATTCTTTTGGTGGGTACGGCCGGTGGCTTCATGGAGTCCTTTCTTGGTTTTGGGACCCTTTCCTCCCTGCGCAGCGGTGTATTGGCTGGCAGGGCCATCGCCCGAAACCAATCTTTTAACAAAGCTGTCTATCATCTAAACCAGGAAATGAAACGATCGGTTCGACTGAGAGAAATTATAAATACCATGGATAATAAGGACTATGATCGCTTAATTGCAGCCGGCACTTTACCCTTAGTAAAAAATTTAATCTATAATACAAATTTCCCCATCTTAAAATACACCGCAGATATTTTAGAACTAGTGCGGGCCTCGGTGGATTGGCAAAAAAAAAGTATCCTGCCGGCCCGTAAACCTACTAAACGATAA
- a CDS encoding ABC transporter substrate-binding protein: MFFLRIRWRLWLFILLLLFAIVGLGTFGVKNFLFYSQETEKPDRIKVVEGQLTFLALPHYIALTQGFYREQNLEVETAVTNTPPEEQLNLKGQGDVFLGNLCQTVFTRPLGTGADLVAFGALAQKEGAFLLSRKDDQKFSWENVKKKIILGDAPDTQSNIILEEALRQNNLALQHHVIIVQNLPSNLKEGAFQAGVAHYLQMPQPFAYQIQENQLGKIAIFLGDAVAPIPSLVILAPESYLKQHSKECQKLVNGLCKGLLWLDYHKPEEATRVVASYFPELDKKTLTAIIKQYKELGMWGKNPLIAEEHYEHLKAYVSRAGELTNPVKFSDGVNNKLAKKAAKTVKYIPPEQQKEKTWWEKVKSLDFK, translated from the coding sequence GTGTTCTTTTTGAGAATACGCTGGAGGTTATGGTTATTCATTTTGTTGCTACTCTTTGCTATAGTCGGTTTAGGTACATTTGGTGTAAAAAACTTTCTGTTTTACAGCCAGGAGACAGAAAAACCTGATCGGATAAAGGTGGTAGAGGGACAACTTACATTCCTGGCTCTACCCCATTACATTGCATTGACCCAGGGTTTTTACCGGGAACAAAACTTAGAAGTAGAAACTGCTGTTACAAACACTCCCCCAGAGGAACAGCTGAACTTAAAGGGACAGGGTGATGTATTCCTGGGCAATCTTTGTCAAACTGTTTTTACCCGCCCACTGGGAACTGGGGCAGATCTCGTAGCCTTCGGGGCATTAGCCCAAAAAGAAGGGGCCTTTCTATTATCCCGAAAGGATGACCAGAAGTTTTCCTGGGAGAATGTTAAAAAGAAAATCATTTTAGGAGATGCACCAGATACACAGTCTAATATTATTTTAGAAGAAGCTCTAAGACAAAATAATTTAGCATTACAGCATCATGTTATTATTGTGCAAAACCTGCCATCTAATCTAAAAGAGGGTGCCTTTCAGGCCGGTGTGGCCCATTATCTACAAATGCCCCAGCCCTTTGCCTATCAAATTCAAGAGAACCAACTTGGAAAAATTGCTATTTTTTTAGGAGATGCTGTTGCTCCCATCCCTTCGTTGGTTATTCTGGCACCGGAATCATACCTGAAGCAACACAGCAAGGAGTGTCAAAAGCTTGTTAATGGGCTTTGCAAGGGACTTTTATGGCTGGACTATCACAAACCAGAGGAAGCAACCAGAGTAGTGGCTTCTTACTTCCCGGAGTTGGATAAAAAAACCCTTACAGCAATTATTAAACAGTACAAAGAATTAGGTATGTGGGGTAAAAACCCGTTGATTGCAGAGGAACATTATGAACATCTAAAGGCCTATGTAAGCCGTGCCGGCGAACTAACCAACCCTGTGAAATTCAGTGATGGAGTCAATAACAAGCTGGCCAAAAAGGCTGCCAAGACAGTAAAATATATTCCCCCGGAACAGCAGAAAGAAAAGACCTGGTGGGAAAAGGTAAAGAGCCTGGATTTTAAGTGA
- the yihA gene encoding ribosome biogenesis GTP-binding protein YihA/YsxC produces the protein MKIVAAEFVTSAVNPGGYPPGNLPEVAFVGRSNVGKSSLINKVVNRKGLAKTSSTPGRTQLINFFNINNDQFLMVDLPGYGYAKVPTDVRIKWGKMIEGYLKERECLKGVVLLIDSRHTPTAQDKQMYEWLQYYHVPTVVVATKVDKLSNNQWAKQQAVIKKSLPLSKEHQLISFSAETGRGKEKLLKVLDEFIHKDGINLTAIE, from the coding sequence GTGAAAATAGTAGCCGCAGAATTTGTAACAAGTGCAGTTAACCCCGGGGGGTATCCCCCGGGGAATTTACCCGAGGTGGCCTTTGTGGGACGTTCTAATGTTGGCAAGTCGTCCTTAATTAACAAAGTGGTAAACCGGAAGGGTCTGGCTAAAACCAGTAGTACCCCAGGCAGAACTCAACTGATAAACTTTTTCAACATTAACAATGATCAATTCCTTATGGTAGATTTGCCAGGCTATGGTTATGCCAAAGTACCAACTGATGTACGGATTAAGTGGGGAAAAATGATTGAGGGTTATCTGAAGGAGCGGGAGTGTCTAAAGGGTGTGGTGCTTCTGATTGATAGCCGTCATACACCCACTGCCCAGGACAAACAAATGTATGAGTGGTTGCAGTATTATCATGTACCCACGGTGGTGGTGGCTACTAAAGTAGATAAATTGTCTAACAACCAATGGGCTAAACAACAGGCAGTTATTAAGAAATCTTTGCCCTTGTCAAAAGAACACCAATTAATTTCTTTTTCTGCAGAAACCGGCCGAGGCAAAGAGAAACTATTAAAGGTACTGGATGAATTTATACATAAAGATGGGATCAATCTAACCGCTATTGAGTAG